A genome region from Manihot esculenta cultivar AM560-2 chromosome 5, M.esculenta_v8, whole genome shotgun sequence includes the following:
- the LOC110614447 gene encoding cysteine-rich and transmembrane domain-containing protein WIH1, which produces MHRLLPISIITSFTFSLYFSIFLVARVLKDMSNWDHNKSQEPYPASSPNPFVAPPPANYPINNGNSPRLPPPPPPPLQTKSKGDGFWRGCCAGWCCYCCLDACF; this is translated from the exons atGCATCGCTTGCTTCCCATCTCCATTATTACCTCCTTCACTTTCTCTTTgtatttctctatttttcttgTAGCCAGAGTTCTGAAGGACATGAGTAATTGGGATCACAACAAAAGTCAAG AACCATATCCAGCAAGCTCTCCAAATCCTTTTGTTGCTCCACCACCAGCAAATTATCCTATAAACAATGGAAACTCTCCtcgtcttcctcctcctcctcctcctccattgCAAACCAAATCCAAGGGTGATGGATTTTGGAGGGGATG TTGTGCTGGCTGGTGTTGCTATTGTTGCTTGGATGCTTGCTTTTGA